Proteins encoded within one genomic window of Geotalea daltonii FRC-32:
- a CDS encoding response regulator, translating into MKDSGILFVDDDILFLALLRECFMQRGIVIQCAENGEDALQMIQQRPFALLLTDLQMPGMDGLELAGKARKLMPDLPIVLCTGAVTPEVCALAEEIGIAQVVRKPIRFSELFAIVGNIVSLQQTENLLKISPLEESLAPA; encoded by the coding sequence ATGAAAGATAGTGGAATACTGTTTGTGGACGACGATATCCTGTTTCTTGCCCTTCTGAGGGAGTGTTTCATGCAACGGGGAATCGTCATTCAGTGCGCCGAGAACGGCGAGGACGCCCTGCAGATGATTCAGCAGAGGCCTTTTGCATTACTGCTGACCGATCTGCAGATGCCGGGGATGGATGGCCTGGAACTGGCCGGGAAAGCACGGAAACTTATGCCGGACCTCCCTATCGTCCTGTGCACCGGTGCCGTGACACCAGAGGTGTGTGCCCTGGCCGAGGAGATCGGCATTGCACAGGTGGTGCGCAAGCCGATACGCTTTTCCGAACTATTTGCCATAGTAGGGAATATCGTCAGCCTGCAGCAGACAGAAAACCTCCTGAAGATCTCTCCGTTAGAGGAATCGCTCGCGCCGGCATGA
- a CDS encoding GxxExxY protein translates to MNRFDPQFPRPKYEVLVLESCLKYKDLTEAVIGAFYRVYNALGYGFLEKVYENALLVELKKLGITVISQHPIQVFYDGNVVGEYFADLLVQDCIIVEIKAARALSPEHEAQLLNYLKATKIETGLLMNFGPTPEVKRRAFDNQRK, encoded by the coding sequence TTGAACCGTTTTGATCCGCAGTTTCCGCGTCCCAAATACGAGGTACTGGTTTTGGAAAGCTGCCTTAAATACAAAGACTTGACGGAAGCAGTCATAGGCGCTTTTTACCGGGTATACAATGCCCTGGGGTATGGCTTCCTCGAAAAAGTGTATGAGAATGCCTTGCTGGTCGAACTGAAGAAGCTCGGAATTACTGTTATTTCTCAGCATCCCATTCAGGTCTTCTACGATGGGAATGTTGTAGGTGAATATTTTGCCGATCTGCTGGTGCAGGATTGCATAATTGTTGAGATAAAAGCTGCCCGAGCCCTGAGTCCGGAGCATGAAGCACAGCTGTTGAACTATTTGAAGGCAACAAAGATTGAGACCGGGTTGCTGATGAATTTTGGGCCAACGCCGGAGGTAAAGCGAAGGGCCTTTGATAATCAGAGGAAATGA
- the cysD gene encoding sulfate adenylyltransferase subunit CysD, with amino-acid sequence MSKTLTHLQQLEAESIHIIREVVAEFANPVMLYSIGKDSAVMLHLARKAFYPAPPPFPLLHVDTTWKFREMIQFRDRMAAECGLDLIVHVNEEGVKNGISPFTHGSALYTDVMKTEGLKQALDKYKFDAAFGGARRDEEKSRAKERIFSFRSANHRWDPKNQRPELWNLYNTRIKPGESIRVFPLSNWTELDVWQYIHLENIPIVPLYYAAVRPVVERDGMLIMVDDDRLELKPGETVQHKSVRFRTLGCYPLTGAVESTADTLPQIIQEMLLTRTSERQGRLIDHDQAGSMEKKKQEGYF; translated from the coding sequence ATGAGCAAGACCCTGACTCATCTGCAGCAGCTTGAAGCCGAAAGTATCCACATCATACGTGAAGTGGTCGCCGAATTTGCCAACCCGGTGATGCTCTACTCCATCGGCAAGGACTCGGCGGTCATGCTGCACCTGGCACGCAAGGCCTTTTATCCGGCGCCGCCCCCCTTTCCGCTCCTGCACGTGGATACTACCTGGAAATTCCGCGAGATGATCCAGTTCAGAGACCGGATGGCTGCCGAATGCGGTCTCGACCTGATCGTTCATGTGAATGAAGAAGGTGTAAAAAATGGCATCTCCCCCTTCACCCACGGCTCGGCCCTCTACACCGACGTGATGAAGACCGAGGGGCTGAAGCAGGCCCTGGACAAGTACAAGTTCGACGCCGCCTTCGGCGGAGCTCGCCGGGATGAGGAAAAATCCCGGGCCAAGGAACGGATCTTCTCCTTCCGCTCTGCCAACCACCGCTGGGACCCGAAGAACCAGCGCCCGGAGTTGTGGAACCTCTACAACACCAGGATCAAGCCGGGGGAGAGCATCCGGGTCTTCCCGCTGTCCAACTGGACCGAGCTGGATGTCTGGCAGTACATCCACCTGGAGAACATTCCCATCGTGCCCCTCTACTACGCCGCGGTCCGGCCGGTGGTGGAGCGGGACGGCATGCTCATCATGGTGGACGACGATCGCCTGGAGCTGAAACCGGGGGAAACGGTGCAGCACAAGTCGGTCCGCTTCCGCACCCTGGGGTGCTACCCTCTCACCGGTGCGGTGGAGTCAACCGCCGACACCCTGCCGCAGATCATCCAGGAAATGCTCCTCACCCGCACATCCGAGCGCCAGGGCAGGCTGATCGATCATGACCAGGCAGGCTCGATGGAGAAGAAAAAACAAGAAGGCTATTTCTAG
- a CDS encoding transglutaminase-like domain-containing protein, which translates to MFRKYARQISAVVLCFFTWTSGGVFSIANAAQIEAKKAKAQQVEKKPEGAEERFAKETEEVEEILGDKKEDLQTKKWRLRKKKAEIEALDVEVRKQFAETEKKLKDAKLPPEILERHRKFVKHYDDNLAELKGNLDIIEKAKDKAEAEAGMEKARRHLEKTKAPSRHQKLDPNNLPHRQPKVIKREPRMKKEEFEKDLKKDKHAWKNQMRIMLASAGSTAGLLTPDDLAETIEVQLTPEIRAKALELGNNPVKIYEWVRNNIEFVPTWGSIQGAQMTMQTKQGNAFDTSSLLIALLRTAGIHARYVTGTVELPIEKIMNWAGGFSDPMAALDFMSSGGIPTTALTAAGKVEKARFEHVWVEAWIDYRPSRGAKHINGKGDTWIPLDPSFKQYNYSQGIDIKTAVPFDVQAFLTQIQSTATVNEAAGYVTGVDSVLTQQTMQDYQTRVQNYIQQNYPNATVGDVLGKKEIIKKEYSYLLGTLPYKTAVKGGSFSVMPDSFRHKLSFNVTTSGLDETPIALTMSLPELAGKRISLNYLPAAEEDAEVIAHYGYYSAPPYLVNLKPVILINGIPVWSAKSVPMAASQFLRLTFSSPNISDDTVIHPHVASAFVTIGLNLQKITIDQLEKRKQLMQAATNQLGKEDVSLDDLVGEVLNIHALAYWMSLDTFNKNLAVRRVAYSHLPAEMAVMINPIVKYVYGIPCSMRSPGLQLDVKRNINVRKSLDGVTSSEIGFTLSSGFLSSTLEHGVFDILDPEGRAISTVKALSLANEAGIPIYSINSSNISSILPKLKTSPDTLDNIRDSVAAGKVVIIPEKSVQYYQW; encoded by the coding sequence ATGTTCCGCAAATACGCACGACAGATATCTGCAGTTGTTCTCTGCTTTTTCACCTGGACATCAGGGGGCGTCTTCAGCATCGCCAATGCCGCCCAGATAGAGGCGAAGAAGGCCAAGGCGCAGCAGGTGGAAAAGAAGCCTGAGGGAGCCGAAGAGCGCTTTGCCAAGGAAACCGAGGAAGTTGAAGAGATCCTAGGTGATAAGAAGGAAGACCTGCAGACCAAAAAATGGCGCCTGCGGAAGAAGAAGGCGGAGATCGAAGCCCTTGACGTGGAAGTGCGCAAGCAGTTCGCCGAGACGGAAAAGAAGCTGAAAGATGCCAAGCTTCCCCCGGAGATCCTGGAGCGGCACCGTAAGTTCGTCAAACATTACGATGACAATTTGGCAGAACTGAAGGGCAATCTCGATATCATAGAGAAAGCCAAGGACAAGGCCGAAGCCGAAGCAGGCATGGAAAAAGCCCGCCGGCACCTGGAAAAAACAAAAGCCCCATCCCGCCATCAAAAACTCGACCCCAACAATCTCCCCCATCGTCAACCCAAGGTTATCAAGCGCGAACCGCGCATGAAAAAGGAAGAGTTCGAGAAGGACCTGAAGAAGGACAAACATGCCTGGAAGAACCAGATGCGAATTATGCTGGCATCCGCAGGCTCTACGGCCGGGCTGTTAACACCCGACGACCTTGCCGAGACCATCGAGGTGCAACTGACCCCGGAGATCAGGGCCAAGGCGCTGGAGTTGGGGAATAACCCGGTGAAGATCTATGAGTGGGTGAGGAACAACATCGAATTCGTCCCCACCTGGGGCTCCATTCAGGGTGCCCAGATGACCATGCAGACAAAACAGGGGAATGCCTTCGATACTTCATCTCTGCTTATCGCTTTGCTGCGGACAGCCGGGATTCATGCACGTTATGTCACCGGCACCGTGGAACTGCCTATCGAAAAAATTATGAACTGGGCAGGGGGCTTTTCCGACCCCATGGCAGCGCTTGATTTCATGTCCAGCGGCGGCATACCGACAACAGCTTTAACCGCAGCGGGGAAGGTGGAAAAGGCACGGTTTGAACATGTATGGGTTGAGGCATGGATCGATTACAGGCCTTCTCGCGGTGCAAAGCACATCAACGGCAAAGGGGATACCTGGATTCCCCTTGACCCGTCATTCAAGCAATACAACTATAGCCAGGGGATAGACATCAAAACTGCAGTCCCTTTCGATGTTCAAGCGTTCCTGACGCAGATACAATCCACCGCAACGGTAAACGAAGCAGCCGGTTACGTCACCGGTGTCGATTCGGTCCTTACTCAGCAAACAATGCAGGACTACCAGACCAGGGTTCAGAATTACATCCAGCAGAATTACCCCAACGCCACAGTTGGTGATGTCCTGGGTAAGAAAGAGATCATCAAAAAGGAATATTCCTACCTTCTCGGCACCCTGCCGTACAAGACTGCCGTCAAGGGTGGCAGCTTTTCAGTCATGCCAGACAGCTTCCGCCATAAACTGAGTTTCAATGTTACAACAAGCGGATTGGATGAAACACCAATCGCACTGACTATGAGCCTGCCTGAATTGGCCGGGAAGAGAATATCATTAAACTACTTACCGGCTGCAGAGGAAGATGCTGAGGTTATAGCACATTATGGGTATTATTCTGCTCCGCCATACCTAGTCAATCTTAAGCCTGTTATTTTGATCAACGGGATACCCGTGTGGTCAGCGAAAAGCGTTCCTATGGCTGCCTCGCAATTCCTCCGGCTTACATTCAGCAGCCCTAACATTTCTGACGACACTGTAATACATCCGCATGTTGCTTCTGCTTTTGTCACGATTGGGCTCAATCTGCAGAAGATAACAATTGACCAGCTTGAAAAACGTAAGCAACTGATGCAGGCGGCCACAAATCAATTAGGAAAAGAGGATGTATCCCTTGATGATCTTGTCGGAGAAGTCCTTAATATTCATGCACTTGCTTACTGGATGTCGCTTGATACATTTAACAAAAATCTCGCTGTAAGGAGGGTTGCTTATAGCCATCTTCCGGCCGAGATGGCAGTGATGATAAATCCAATTGTTAAATATGTGTATGGCATTCCCTGTAGTATGAGAAGTCCTGGCCTTCAACTGGATGTGAAAAGAAACATTAATGTTCGGAAATCTTTGGATGGCGTTACTTCAAGCGAAATCGGCTTCACCCTTTCCTCGGGGTTTTTATCATCCACGCTAGAGCATGGGGTTTTTGACATTCTCGATCCAGAAGGGAGGGCTATTTCAACTGTGAAAGCCCTGTCATTGGCGAATGAAGCCGGAATTCCGATATATAGTATTAATTCGTCGAATATTTCATCCATCCTACCAAAACTCAAGACATCACCTGACACTCTCGACAACATCAGGGACTCCGTCGCTGCTGGCAAAGTGGTCATTATTCCGGAGAAAAGTGTCCAGTACTACCAGTGGTAA
- a CDS encoding helix-turn-helix transcriptional regulator, which translates to MKLKIGSRLKMLRMERSLTQKELAVMVSGGLDYTYIGKIERGEQLPSLKILLKISDALSVPVASFFQDELFAAASDIASSELRYLISEETGRQLVKALKLVDKEDFPLLIEIIKVLGRHRKTTKSDQGEETEQESADCLLAAETMTSYRK; encoded by the coding sequence TTGAAGCTAAAGATCGGTAGCAGGCTGAAGATGTTGCGGATGGAGAGGAGCCTTACCCAGAAAGAGTTGGCGGTTATGGTCAGCGGCGGCCTGGATTATACCTACATCGGCAAGATTGAGCGGGGAGAGCAGCTGCCGTCGCTGAAGATACTGCTGAAGATCAGCGACGCCCTTTCCGTTCCGGTCGCTTCCTTTTTCCAGGACGAATTGTTTGCTGCAGCCAGCGATATAGCCTCTTCGGAGTTGCGTTACCTGATCAGCGAGGAAACGGGGCGCCAACTTGTAAAGGCATTGAAGCTTGTAGACAAAGAGGATTTCCCCCTTTTAATCGAGATCATTAAGGTGCTGGGCAGGCACAGGAAGACGACAAAGAGTGATCAGGGTGAAGAAACTGAACAAGAATCGGCGGACTGCCTTTTGGCGGCGGAAACAATGACCAGCTACAGAAAGTAA
- a CDS encoding phosphoadenylyl-sulfate reductase: MTQIPVLSDATPEEILKAGYGATGGNIALACSFSVEDVVIIDMAQALSLPLRVFALDTGRLHEETYEVADALTERYRIKIDWYYPRHEAVEQLLREKGTFSFRESLENRHECCHIRKVEPLGRALKGLDGWITGLRREQSTTRTGLAPIETDTTNGGIIKVNPLLEWTEEQVWSYAKFRRIPTNRLHSQGYPSIGCAPCTRPVAPGEHPRAGRWWWENPEHKECGLHRR, from the coding sequence ATGACACAGATCCCTGTACTATCAGACGCCACTCCGGAGGAAATACTCAAGGCCGGCTATGGAGCCACCGGAGGCAACATCGCCCTGGCCTGCTCCTTTTCCGTGGAAGATGTGGTCATCATCGACATGGCCCAGGCCCTATCCTTGCCCCTGCGCGTGTTCGCCCTGGATACGGGACGTCTCCACGAGGAGACCTACGAGGTTGCCGATGCCCTCACTGAGCGCTACCGGATCAAGATCGACTGGTATTATCCCCGCCATGAAGCGGTTGAGCAGCTTTTGCGGGAAAAAGGTACCTTCTCCTTCCGCGAATCCCTTGAGAACCGCCACGAGTGCTGTCATATCCGCAAGGTGGAGCCATTAGGCAGGGCTCTGAAAGGGCTTGACGGCTGGATCACCGGCCTTCGTCGGGAGCAAAGCACGACCCGTACCGGTCTTGCCCCCATTGAAACGGACACCACCAACGGCGGCATCATCAAGGTAAACCCGCTCCTGGAATGGACGGAAGAGCAGGTCTGGTCCTACGCCAAGTTCCGGCGCATCCCCACCAACCGACTGCACAGCCAGGGCTATCCATCCATCGGCTGCGCCCCCTGTACCCGGCCGGTTGCACCGGGGGAGCATCCACGCGCAGGGCGGTGGTGGTGGGAGAATCCGGAACATAAGGAATGTGGCCTGCACCGTAGGTGA
- the cysN gene encoding sulfate adenylyltransferase subunit CysN, with amino-acid sequence MAHQSDLIEKDILAYLKSQEEKSLLRFITCGSVDDGKSTLIGRLLWDSKMVFEDQLAALEVDSKKVGTQGGAIDYALLLDGLQAEREQGITIDVAYRFFSTDRRKFIVADTPGHEQYTRNMVTGASTAQVAVILVDARKGLLTQTRRHSYLVSLVGIRHVMLAINKMDLIDFDRERYESIIRDYQEFAATLGFASITAIPISALNGDNIIEKSANTPWYYGPTLMNYLETVRVEDDTQEQPFRLPVQWVNRPHLDFRGFCGTIAAGTVRPGDEVKVASNGRTSRVARIVTMNGDLPQAVAGQAVTLTLADEIDISRGDMLSATDAPPRLSRHPEAHLVWMHDEPLQPGKVYLMKTASAVTPSRVTRVQFAVDVNSLEQKQVPTLGLNGIGVVRLELDRPVAFDPYRHNRETGSFILIDRFTNATVAAGMVISVAPLESQGQPTELDASSPDTVGLLPRRFILTEFSLSGAEPGVADFTTERGPIEFQVSESFLDYLGKGNRILFRLRDVGQLEPVARMAYEHRLNFEFGRDRDRVNVLLYRDQQSSVVLPGQVDGGGL; translated from the coding sequence ATGGCACATCAATCGGATTTGATTGAAAAAGATATTCTCGCTTATCTCAAAAGTCAGGAAGAGAAGTCGCTCCTGCGCTTCATCACTTGCGGCAGCGTGGACGACGGCAAGAGCACCCTTATCGGGCGGCTTTTGTGGGATTCCAAGATGGTCTTCGAGGACCAGTTGGCGGCGCTGGAGGTGGATAGTAAGAAAGTCGGCACCCAGGGGGGCGCCATCGACTACGCACTGCTCCTGGACGGCCTGCAGGCTGAGCGGGAGCAGGGAATCACCATCGACGTGGCTTATCGCTTCTTCTCCACCGACCGGCGCAAGTTCATCGTTGCCGACACTCCCGGTCACGAGCAGTATACCCGCAACATGGTTACCGGCGCCTCCACGGCCCAGGTGGCCGTGATACTGGTGGACGCCCGCAAGGGGCTCCTGACCCAGACCCGGCGCCACAGCTACCTGGTCTCCCTGGTGGGCATTCGTCACGTGATGCTGGCCATCAACAAGATGGACCTCATCGATTTCGACCGGGAGCGGTATGAGTCGATCATACGAGATTACCAGGAGTTCGCCGCGACCCTCGGGTTTGCCTCCATTACCGCCATTCCCATCTCGGCTTTGAACGGCGACAATATCATCGAAAAGAGCGCCAACACCCCGTGGTATTACGGTCCAACGCTGATGAATTATCTGGAGACCGTGCGGGTCGAGGATGACACCCAGGAACAGCCGTTCCGGCTGCCGGTCCAGTGGGTCAACCGCCCCCATCTGGATTTCCGCGGCTTCTGCGGCACCATCGCCGCAGGCACCGTTCGCCCGGGGGATGAAGTCAAGGTCGCTTCAAACGGCCGCACGAGCCGCGTGGCCCGGATCGTCACCATGAACGGCGACCTTCCGCAAGCCGTGGCCGGCCAAGCTGTAACCCTGACCCTCGCTGACGAGATCGATATCAGCAGGGGTGACATGCTGTCAGCGACCGATGCGCCGCCCCGTCTTTCCCGGCACCCGGAGGCCCACCTGGTCTGGATGCACGATGAACCCCTGCAGCCGGGAAAGGTCTACCTGATGAAGACCGCCAGCGCCGTAACTCCCAGCCGGGTTACCCGCGTGCAGTTTGCGGTAGATGTCAACTCTCTGGAACAGAAACAGGTGCCGACACTGGGGCTGAACGGCATCGGCGTGGTTCGTCTGGAACTGGACCGTCCCGTTGCCTTCGATCCCTATCGGCATAACCGGGAGACCGGCAGTTTCATCCTCATCGATCGGTTCACCAATGCCACTGTGGCGGCAGGCATGGTGATCTCGGTTGCGCCGCTGGAGTCGCAGGGTCAGCCGACCGAACTGGATGCCAGCTCCCCGGACACGGTTGGGCTTCTCCCCCGGCGTTTCATCCTGACGGAATTTTCCCTGAGCGGTGCGGAACCGGGTGTGGCTGATTTCACGACGGAACGTGGACCCATTGAATTCCAGGTATCGGAGAGTTTTCTCGACTATCTCGGCAAGGGCAACCGGATTCTCTTCAGGCTTAGGGATGTGGGGCAACTGGAACCGGTGGCCCGGATGGCCTATGAGCACAGGCTCAACTTCGAGTTCGGCCGTGACCGGGACCGGGTCAATGTGCTTCTCTACCGCGATCAGCAGAGTTCCGTTGTTCTTCCCGGACAGGTGGACGGCGGTGGGTTGTAG